From Pirellulales bacterium, a single genomic window includes:
- a CDS encoding acyl-CoA dehydrogenase family protein gives MSVANRDKQVAEAEELLADGPQRLGFAKGLFFGQYLSDRLLPYPDLAADLQTRSLVSDLRKFCKEQIDAAQIDRDAEIPEHVVRGLGQLGVLGACLPRSCGGLDFTQAAYCQLMEVLGGHCGSTALFVNAHHSIGPRALVLFGTQRQQEDYLPKLCSGEWLSAFALTEPEAGSDASNVQTLAVPSADGKGFVLNGQKRWITNGGIANVLTVMARTPVPGSEETKITAFVVTPDMAGFEVVEKRMNKCGVRGSATARLAFHDMFVPNENVLGQRGKGLKIALTVLDFGRTTFGASCTGAAKFCLARATQHANQRVQFGETLASFELVKDKLAYMAAGAFAMESVTYQTAALIDAGEDDYMIETAMLKVFSTDVLWRIINDTIQIFGGKAYFADEPYERMMRDGRINMIGEGANDVLRVFSALVGLRDVGMELKGVLDALMNPLGNIGKIGGFASRRIGSMLSSPEVKVRSTELQDDATRLGRLVGSLGSHVERLLRKYQESIMDRQYQLARVADVATELYVSSCVLNRLDALVRDPHADEGARLRGLKLGRYYLKTAGRRINRNLADMWDNDDDDTTRLANLVLEK, from the coding sequence ATGAGCGTTGCCAATCGCGATAAGCAAGTGGCCGAGGCAGAAGAGTTGTTGGCAGACGGCCCGCAACGTCTGGGGTTCGCCAAGGGGTTGTTCTTTGGACAGTATTTGAGCGATCGTCTCTTGCCCTACCCGGACCTGGCCGCCGACTTGCAAACCCGGTCGCTGGTGTCGGATTTGCGTAAGTTTTGTAAAGAGCAGATCGATGCGGCGCAGATCGATCGCGACGCCGAGATACCCGAGCACGTCGTTCGCGGCCTGGGGCAGTTGGGTGTGCTGGGGGCGTGCCTGCCTCGCAGCTGCGGCGGGCTCGACTTTACACAAGCCGCGTATTGCCAATTGATGGAAGTCCTCGGCGGGCATTGCGGTAGCACGGCGCTGTTCGTCAATGCGCATCACTCGATCGGGCCGCGGGCGCTGGTGCTATTCGGCACGCAACGCCAGCAAGAGGATTACCTGCCGAAGTTGTGTTCCGGCGAGTGGCTGAGCGCGTTTGCACTGACCGAGCCAGAAGCCGGCAGCGATGCCTCGAATGTGCAGACCCTGGCTGTGCCTAGCGCGGACGGCAAGGGGTTCGTGCTTAACGGTCAGAAGCGGTGGATCACCAATGGCGGTATCGCCAACGTACTGACCGTCATGGCGCGGACTCCCGTGCCCGGCAGCGAAGAAACCAAGATCACGGCCTTCGTCGTCACGCCCGATATGGCGGGCTTCGAGGTTGTCGAGAAACGTATGAACAAATGCGGCGTGCGCGGCTCGGCTACGGCGCGGCTTGCATTTCACGACATGTTCGTGCCGAATGAAAACGTGCTTGGCCAGCGCGGTAAGGGGCTGAAGATCGCACTCACTGTGCTCGATTTCGGCCGCACGACCTTCGGCGCCAGTTGCACGGGCGCCGCCAAGTTCTGTCTTGCCCGGGCGACCCAGCATGCCAACCAACGCGTGCAATTTGGCGAGACGCTCGCGTCGTTCGAACTGGTCAAGGACAAGCTGGCCTACATGGCCGCGGGCGCCTTCGCCATGGAATCGGTCACCTACCAGACGGCGGCCCTGATCGATGCCGGGGAAGATGACTACATGATCGAAACCGCCATGCTGAAGGTCTTTTCGACCGACGTGCTGTGGCGGATCATCAACGACACGATTCAGATCTTCGGCGGCAAGGCATACTTTGCCGATGAACCGTACGAGCGCATGATGCGCGACGGCCGTATCAATATGATTGGCGAAGGGGCCAACGACGTGCTGCGCGTCTTTTCGGCCTTGGTCGGATTACGCGACGTGGGCATGGAGCTGAAGGGCGTCCTCGACGCGCTGATGAACCCGCTGGGTAATATCGGCAAGATTGGCGGCTTTGCCAGCCGCCGCATCGGCTCGATGCTCAGCTCGCCCGAGGTCAAAGTCCGCAGTACCGAGTTGCAGGACGATGCGACGAGGCTCGGACGACTCGTCGGCTCCTTGGGCTCGCATGTGGAAAGATTGCTACGCAAGTATCAGGAATCGATCATGGATCGCCAGTATCAACTGGCTCGAGTCGCCGACGTCGCCACGGAGCTTTACGTTTCGAGCTGCGTTCTCAATCGCCTCGATGCTCTGGTTCGCGATCCCCATGCCGACGAGGGGGCACGGCTGCGTGGTCTGAAGCTGGGCCGCTACTATCTCAAGACCGCCGGCCGGCGCATCAATCGGAACTTGGCCGACATGTGGGACAACGATGACGACGACACGACCCGGCTCGCCAATCTGGTCTTGGAGAAATGA
- a CDS encoding glycosyltransferase family 87 protein, with product MTNPDPSLTVKRQADLVVRASGRATSADGRPAGREGFLDRLCTPPTAQICMSAILLVVFPWAVYRAAGNLACDFPEFVNGGRYILDHGCRHPLTALNRYLPSLDVACILLTIFPLVLSAAIYYLLNVGTWFGLLATVRDELLAGDDMLLRARGTMAAGLLALLIAADGFLIGAFHILMVWMMVAGLAAASRDRPWKGGALLGVAIWLKLLPVVGAGYLVLKRKWLAAGVALLLAVSIDIILSLAAFGWQGSIDEHLVWAAGGAAATVDDQMHGEDAIDEDRITNQSTIVVLRRFLTARGGFPTLAVADLSPTALSLVTGCVLSTLGCAVLMAIRRPAAAMNRRDWSVEIALIVLCTVWFSPVVWSYHLTAVVPALAVILSTPAAEARKNVVSVVWILGILLFAIPLGRAAGHMLWASFFVAASMMLSLHRVTAEGSAAVDEHGLRGPHRIPSSARIE from the coding sequence ATGACCAACCCCGATCCTTCACTCACGGTGAAGCGGCAAGCCGATCTCGTGGTCCGCGCTAGTGGTCGCGCGACGAGCGCGGATGGCAGGCCGGCTGGCCGCGAGGGATTTCTGGATCGCTTGTGTACCCCTCCGACGGCGCAGATCTGCATGTCGGCGATACTCTTGGTGGTTTTTCCTTGGGCCGTGTATCGGGCGGCGGGGAACCTTGCTTGCGATTTCCCTGAGTTTGTTAATGGTGGTCGATACATTCTCGATCATGGCTGCCGGCACCCTCTGACGGCACTGAACAGATACCTTCCGTCATTGGATGTCGCCTGCATCCTGCTGACAATATTTCCTCTCGTACTGTCGGCGGCAATCTATTATTTGCTGAACGTCGGCACCTGGTTCGGCTTGTTGGCCACGGTGCGCGACGAGTTACTGGCTGGCGACGATATGCTGTTGCGCGCTCGGGGAACGATGGCCGCCGGTTTGCTCGCGCTGCTGATCGCAGCCGACGGTTTTTTGATCGGCGCATTTCATATCCTCATGGTATGGATGATGGTGGCCGGTCTCGCGGCGGCGAGTCGCGATCGCCCCTGGAAAGGGGGCGCACTGCTGGGCGTTGCCATCTGGCTCAAGCTGCTACCGGTTGTTGGCGCGGGGTATCTTGTCTTGAAGCGCAAATGGCTGGCGGCCGGCGTCGCCCTCTTACTCGCGGTCTCGATCGACATCATCCTGTCGCTGGCTGCGTTTGGTTGGCAGGGGAGCATCGACGAGCACCTGGTGTGGGCTGCTGGCGGCGCGGCAGCGACTGTCGACGACCAAATGCACGGCGAGGATGCAATCGACGAAGATCGCATCACGAACCAATCGACGATCGTTGTGCTACGACGATTCCTCACTGCGCGCGGCGGGTTTCCGACGTTAGCGGTAGCCGACTTGTCGCCCACCGCGCTGTCGTTGGTGACTGGGTGCGTATTGTCGACTCTTGGGTGTGCCGTGCTGATGGCAATACGACGCCCCGCCGCCGCGATGAATCGTCGCGATTGGTCGGTCGAGATTGCCCTGATCGTGTTGTGTACGGTGTGGTTCTCGCCCGTCGTGTGGAGCTACCATCTGACTGCGGTCGTGCCTGCGCTGGCCGTCATCCTTTCAACACCTGCCGCGGAAGCACGGAAGAATGTCGTCTCTGTCGTTTGGATTTTGGGGATCCTTTTGTTCGCGATTCCTCTTGGCCGTGCCGCCGGGCACATGCTATGGGCGTCGTTCTTCGTGGCCGCAAGCATGATGCTCTCGCTGCACCGAGTGACGGCGGAGGGTTCCGCGGCAGTTGACGAACATGGCTTGCGCGGCCCACACCGAATTCCCTCGTCCGCGCGAATAGAATAG